From Candidatus Manganitrophus morganii, the proteins below share one genomic window:
- a CDS encoding VWA domain-containing protein has product MSPSSPLESIQSLLAATLDADEVVRILSALSRLDPSLQKNAVNIGLILSDFSTKAAAEYFRAVPSVLQSIGPDELAGWVGMGIQIAQQSSAGGIRFFKQGPAVFAKLSSKPLRDRFLQLGISLAPRDYNLALEYYQQAPALLANVVLTEAALAEWAEHGFALGKQDYTLAVEYFRTTPSLLILLPIELLPKWIAAGQKLSSGKVLATLQFVRTSPELFTKISSNADRVRLLDLTAEVAERNPALAAKLFTEAAAILPPFQTLHLEGVLLDKALTLARFDGELAAAFFLSGPKILKEMGRAAAHFPEWVEAGMALVKNGSAQAKAFFAFESKGAREAVDHFGTGVSLASISRMLKLFAEALSGRPVAIQPTSSLKQEGKESEAPTTDGQTIYLPDHVNQFPDKALNLEWYKVATAYQAGYLEFNTFTPKIADTADLIEALQMKYKRRGGFSSLTSFFSLFPEPALIQRLFEIAEGARIEYLLKQEYPGLRSALIRMREADLARRPPLTGLSPRGAVVELLHQISLSGKTKEPIPPALQSTLFEACRMLGAVQNPDAPVPVAYAMAAAARVYDLLEIDQAEPTPATGDMETFDERGSPVRGEGEGAGMIAPSTRGVIDPKRVEETKKATQAQADALLEKLKGAGVDLSTEAAVAALSGSIQRGETTLESLQQGGALDSLAEQMTAGRSAPGGTAGGRRFRYDEWDCESNDYRPGWCQVIERPVAAGTPDAVEAILAEYGGMIQSIQTAFQHLRPEGLKRIKGEREGDELDLDALLNSRVEAKSGRSPSDRIYVARQKKERSVAIAFLIDISGSTQQPLPGGGKRIVQIEKEALVLLSKAIDAVGDRFALYGFSGRGKDSVDFYLIKDFDERYGAEIDRRIGRIEAAAQNRDGAAIRHAARRLAAQPSKVKVLALISDGKPLDDQYSGSYSTADTKMALREAKRQGIHPYCITVDREGPEYLRGMYGEVAYLVIDQIETLPVKLPQIYKRLTT; this is encoded by the coding sequence ATGAGCCCGTCATCCCCCCTCGAATCGATCCAATCTTTGCTGGCGGCGACCCTCGACGCCGACGAGGTCGTACGCATCCTCTCGGCGCTCTCCCGGCTCGATCCATCCCTCCAAAAAAACGCGGTGAACATCGGCCTCATCCTCTCCGATTTCTCGACCAAGGCGGCGGCGGAATACTTTCGCGCGGTCCCTTCGGTGCTGCAGTCGATCGGCCCCGACGAGCTGGCCGGCTGGGTCGGGATGGGGATTCAGATCGCGCAGCAATCGTCGGCCGGAGGAATCCGGTTTTTCAAACAGGGACCGGCGGTCTTCGCAAAGCTCTCCTCCAAGCCGCTCCGCGACCGCTTCCTTCAGCTGGGGATTTCCCTGGCGCCGCGCGACTACAACCTGGCGCTGGAATATTACCAACAAGCGCCCGCCCTGCTTGCCAACGTTGTCTTGACCGAGGCGGCGCTGGCCGAATGGGCCGAGCACGGCTTCGCCCTTGGGAAACAAGATTACACCTTGGCGGTTGAGTATTTCCGAACGACCCCCTCGCTCCTGATTCTCCTGCCGATCGAGCTCCTCCCGAAGTGGATCGCGGCGGGACAGAAGCTCTCCTCCGGAAAGGTCCTCGCGACGCTGCAGTTTGTTCGGACGAGTCCGGAGCTCTTTACGAAAATTTCATCGAACGCCGACCGCGTCCGGCTCCTCGACCTGACCGCTGAGGTTGCTGAGCGGAATCCGGCGCTCGCCGCCAAGCTTTTCACCGAGGCGGCCGCCATCCTCCCCCCCTTTCAGACCCTTCATCTCGAAGGGGTGCTGCTCGATAAAGCGCTGACCCTGGCGCGGTTCGACGGGGAGCTGGCGGCGGCCTTTTTTTTAAGCGGTCCCAAGATTTTGAAGGAGATGGGGCGCGCCGCGGCCCACTTCCCCGAATGGGTCGAAGCGGGGATGGCCCTCGTTAAAAACGGATCGGCTCAGGCGAAGGCCTTCTTCGCGTTTGAATCGAAGGGGGCGCGCGAGGCGGTCGATCATTTCGGAACCGGCGTTTCCCTCGCCTCGATCTCACGGATGTTAAAGCTCTTCGCGGAGGCCCTCTCCGGCCGGCCGGTCGCGATCCAGCCGACCTCAAGCCTCAAACAGGAAGGAAAGGAGTCCGAGGCGCCGACGACCGACGGCCAGACGATCTATCTTCCGGACCATGTCAACCAATTCCCCGACAAGGCGCTCAATCTCGAATGGTATAAGGTTGCGACCGCCTATCAGGCCGGCTACCTGGAGTTCAACACCTTCACGCCGAAAATCGCCGACACCGCCGATCTGATCGAGGCGCTTCAGATGAAATACAAACGCCGGGGGGGATTCTCGAGTTTGACCTCCTTCTTCTCCCTCTTTCCCGAGCCGGCGCTGATCCAGCGGCTTTTTGAGATCGCCGAGGGGGCCCGGATCGAGTACTTGCTGAAGCAGGAGTATCCCGGATTAAGATCGGCGCTGATCCGGATGCGCGAGGCCGACCTCGCCCGCCGTCCGCCGCTCACCGGGTTGAGCCCGCGCGGGGCCGTCGTCGAGCTGCTCCATCAGATTTCGCTGTCGGGGAAGACAAAAGAGCCGATTCCGCCGGCGCTTCAATCGACCCTCTTCGAGGCCTGCCGGATGCTGGGGGCGGTTCAAAACCCCGATGCGCCGGTCCCGGTCGCCTACGCGATGGCGGCGGCGGCGCGGGTCTACGATCTTTTGGAAATCGACCAGGCCGAGCCGACCCCCGCCACCGGCGACATGGAGACCTTCGATGAGCGGGGAAGCCCGGTTCGGGGCGAAGGAGAAGGGGCCGGAATGATCGCCCCCTCGACTCGCGGGGTGATCGATCCGAAGCGGGTGGAGGAGACGAAGAAAGCCACCCAGGCCCAGGCTGACGCCCTGCTGGAGAAACTCAAGGGGGCGGGGGTCGATCTCTCGACCGAAGCGGCCGTGGCAGCGCTTTCCGGATCGATCCAACGGGGGGAGACCACGCTCGAATCGCTTCAGCAGGGAGGGGCGCTCGACAGCCTCGCCGAGCAGATGACGGCGGGGCGCTCGGCGCCGGGAGGGACCGCAGGCGGCAGGCGGTTCCGGTACGATGAATGGGATTGCGAGAGCAATGACTACCGGCCGGGATGGTGCCAGGTGATCGAGCGGCCGGTGGCGGCGGGAACCCCCGATGCGGTCGAGGCGATCCTCGCCGAGTACGGCGGGATGATCCAGTCGATTCAAACGGCGTTTCAGCACCTCCGCCCGGAAGGGCTCAAGCGGATCAAAGGGGAGCGGGAGGGGGACGAGCTCGATCTCGATGCGCTGCTCAACAGCCGGGTCGAGGCGAAATCGGGACGTTCTCCTTCGGATCGGATCTATGTTGCCCGCCAGAAGAAAGAGCGGAGTGTCGCGATTGCTTTTTTAATCGACATCAGCGGCTCGACGCAGCAGCCCCTCCCCGGTGGCGGAAAGCGGATCGTCCAGATCGAAAAGGAGGCGCTGGTCCTTTTGTCGAAGGCGATCGACGCCGTCGGCGACCGCTTCGCCCTCTATGGTTTTTCGGGACGCGGAAAAGATTCGGTCGATTTCTATCTGATCAAAGATTTCGACGAGCGCTACGGCGCCGAGATCGACCGCCGCATCGGCCGGATCGAGGCGGCGGCCCAGAACCGCGACGGCGCCGCCATCCGTCATGCGGCGCGGCGGCTCGCGGCCCAGCCGTCCAAGGTCAAGGTGTTGGCCCTCATCAGCGACGGCAAGCCGCTCGACGACCAATACAGCGGCTCTTATTCGACCGCCGACACGAAGATGGCGCTTCGCGAAGCGAAACGGCAAGGAATTCATCCCTACTGCATTACGGTCGACCGGGAAGGACCGGAGTATCTGCGCGGCATGTATGGCGAGGTCGCCTATCTGGTCATCGACCAAATCGAAACCCTCCCGGTGAAGCTGCCGCAGATTTATAAGAGGCTGACCACATAA